One part of the Streptomyces lydicus genome encodes these proteins:
- a CDS encoding amidase, which produces MKLHEYTQYDAVGLARLVARGDVTATELASAAQEAISEVNPHLNAVVENWPAEDAPDPGSTPLAGVPFLIKDLAVAMKGKRVELGSRLAAGNVAAADSFLMRRFRRAGLVTLGRTASPEFAYSTTTEPVLHGATRNPWDLTRTPGGSSGGSAAAVAAGITPLAHATDAAGSIRVPAASTGLFGLKPTRGRVSMGPDADEVFNGLAVHGALSRTVRDSATLLDLIQGPENGDPYFAAPPRRPYAEESTRDPGRLRVGLLTTPWNGRAVEPAVHEAALAAAHLLESLGHRVEPTGVHLGVSWEEFVLANARLWTANLVTWIDGFAEAFGRPVDETTVELEMLASYAWGRRVSGADFVRALEVRNRVARSIGAHFTRHDVLLTPTLPELPVPLGTYHHGAKGADGLGWLEHLFHRSPFTAVFNVAGTPAMSVPLAADPATGMPIGLQFAAGYGREDVLFRLAGQLERAAPWARRTPPVRAGALPYA; this is translated from the coding sequence GTGAAGCTGCACGAGTACACCCAGTACGACGCCGTGGGGCTGGCCCGGCTCGTGGCACGAGGAGACGTCACCGCCACGGAGCTCGCCTCCGCCGCCCAGGAGGCGATATCCGAGGTCAATCCCCACCTCAACGCCGTCGTGGAGAACTGGCCCGCCGAGGACGCCCCGGACCCGGGCAGCACCCCGCTCGCCGGCGTCCCGTTCCTCATCAAGGATCTGGCCGTGGCCATGAAGGGCAAGCGCGTCGAACTGGGCAGCCGACTCGCCGCCGGCAACGTGGCGGCAGCCGACTCCTTCCTCATGCGACGGTTCAGGAGGGCCGGCCTGGTGACGCTGGGCCGTACGGCGTCCCCCGAATTCGCCTACAGCACCACCACGGAGCCGGTCCTCCACGGAGCGACCCGGAATCCGTGGGACCTCACCAGGACGCCGGGGGGCTCAAGCGGCGGGTCGGCCGCGGCCGTCGCCGCCGGCATCACGCCCCTCGCGCACGCCACCGACGCGGCCGGCTCGATCCGCGTCCCCGCCGCCAGTACGGGGCTGTTCGGTCTCAAGCCCACCCGCGGCCGTGTCTCCATGGGCCCGGACGCCGACGAGGTCTTCAACGGCCTGGCTGTACACGGCGCCCTCAGCCGGACCGTGCGCGACAGCGCCACCCTCCTCGACCTGATCCAGGGCCCCGAAAACGGCGACCCCTACTTCGCGGCACCTCCCCGGCGCCCATACGCCGAGGAGAGCACCCGCGACCCCGGGCGGCTGCGCGTCGGACTGCTCACCACCCCCTGGAACGGACGCGCCGTGGAACCGGCCGTGCACGAAGCCGCCCTGGCCGCGGCCCACCTGCTGGAGTCGCTCGGCCACCGGGTCGAACCCACCGGTGTGCACCTCGGGGTGAGCTGGGAGGAATTCGTCCTCGCCAACGCCCGGCTGTGGACGGCGAACCTGGTGACCTGGATCGACGGCTTCGCCGAGGCGTTCGGCCGCCCCGTGGACGAGACGACCGTCGAGCTCGAGATGCTGGCGAGCTACGCGTGGGGACGCCGGGTGAGCGGCGCGGACTTCGTACGGGCCCTGGAGGTGCGCAACCGGGTCGCCCGCTCGATCGGCGCACATTTCACGCGTCACGACGTCCTGCTGACACCCACCCTTCCCGAACTTCCCGTGCCCCTCGGCACCTACCACCACGGAGCGAAGGGGGCCGACGGCCTGGGCTGGCTGGAGCACCTGTTCCACAGGTCGCCGTTCACCGCCGTCTTCAACGTCGCCGGCACCCCCGCCATGTCGGTGCCCCTGGCGGCCGATCCGGCCACCGGCATGCCCATCGGCCTCCAGTTCGCCGCCGGCTACGGGCGCGAAGACGTGCTGTTCCGCCTCGCCGGGCAACTGGAGCGGGCCGCTCCCTGGGCGCGACGCACTCCCCCCGTCCGGGCGGGCGCGCTCCCCTACGCCTGA
- a CDS encoding TetR/AcrR family transcriptional regulator, whose translation MASSPPRPGRDTRVARLPPRERILDAAEELFLREGIRAVGVQAIAERAKTTKMALYRHFDTKDALIEEWLRIVAAGYSSAFDRTESEHPGDGRAQVLAVTRFFVEGLPDVAERGCPFVNSVAGLPDREHPARRLIEDHKATQRRRLTDMCERAGVRDPDEAAAEITFLMEGAQISAQNGSVDRAGERLLAAVKAVLERGRADGER comes from the coding sequence ATGGCGAGCAGCCCCCCAAGGCCCGGGCGGGACACGAGAGTTGCCCGGCTGCCCCCGCGCGAGCGCATCCTTGATGCGGCCGAGGAGCTCTTCCTGCGCGAGGGCATCAGGGCCGTCGGGGTCCAGGCCATCGCCGAGCGGGCGAAGACCACGAAGATGGCTCTGTACCGGCACTTCGACACCAAGGACGCCCTGATCGAGGAGTGGCTGCGCATCGTCGCGGCGGGCTACTCGTCCGCCTTCGACCGGACGGAGAGCGAGCACCCCGGCGACGGCCGGGCGCAGGTCCTCGCCGTGACGCGCTTCTTCGTCGAGGGGCTGCCGGATGTCGCGGAGCGGGGCTGTCCCTTCGTCAACTCCGTCGCCGGCCTGCCCGACCGGGAGCACCCGGCTCGTCGGCTGATCGAGGACCACAAGGCCACCCAGCGTCGCCGGCTCACGGACATGTGCGAGAGGGCCGGTGTGCGGGATCCCGACGAGGCCGCCGCCGAGATCACCTTCCTCATGGAGGGCGCCCAGATCAGTGCCCAGAACGGGAGCGTCGACCGCGCGGGGGAGCGGCTGCTCGCCGCGGTCAAGGCCGTCCTGGAGAGGGGAAGAGCGGACGGGGAACGCTGA